ATATTTGAACCTCAGCCTTCTAAAATTATTGAAGAAAATATCCAACAGTGGCACAAGGCCGTAAAAGCAGTAAATATTTGGTCTGAACTAGCTTAAATTATGAATCCGTTTTTAGCAGAATATATTGGAACTTTATTAATGATACTCCTTGGAAATGGAGTTGTCGCAAATGTAGTGCTTAATGGCACAAAAGGAAATGGACCAAATTGGATGGTTATAACAACGGGCTGGGCACTTGCTGTGTTTGTAGCCGTTGTTGTAGCCGGGCCTTACAGTGGTGCGCATTTAAATCCGGTGGTATCATTGTCGCTCGCTTTTCTGGGAAAATTTGAATGGAATTTGTTGCCGGGATATATACTTATGCAACTTTTTGGAGCAATGAGCGGCGCGCTGTTAGTCTGGTTAATTTACAAAGATCATTTCGACCGGACAGAAGATGAGGGGGCAAGGGCAGCATGTTTCTTTACAGGTCCGGCAATAGCTAATACAGCTAGAAATCTTTTAAGTGAAATCTTAGGGACTTTCGTTTTAATTTTTGTGATTTTTCATTTTACTGATGCTGGAATTAAGGAAACAAATTCAATTATCGGTCTGGGTTCAATAGGGGCATTGCCGGTGGCTTTATTGGTTTGGGCAATAGGATTATCTCTTGGTGGGACAACAGGATATGCTATTAATCCAGTTCGTGATTTTGGTCCGAGAGTTTCTTACTTTGCTATTTATGGGTTTAAAAAGACTTATTTCAGGATAAATTATGCCTGGATCCCTATAGTAGGACCAGTTATAGGAGGATTGATTGCTGTTCTTTTATTTGTAAATGTTTAAATATTGTAGGCCTGAAAAATACGGATGTTAATCTGGTGTTAACACATTGTTAACCTTGGATTGCTTTCTTTGGCCAGTTGTATAACGCTTTATAAATTGCTAAAAGGTTCTGTTTCTATGTACGAGTATTCTGACGAAAAGATTATTGAGTCTTTGAAAAATGGCGACGACCATGCGCTAACGCTTCTCTTTAAAAAATATTGGACATCATTATTTGTTGTAGCCCATAATGTTTTTAAGGATAAAGAGGCCTGTGAAGATATTCTTCAGGAAGTCTTTTTAACGATTTGGGAAAAGAGAAACGAACTGCAAATAAAGACTTCATTGAAAGCTTATTTATATGCCTGTGTAAAATATGAAGTTTATAGGCAACTAAAGAAAAGCTATTCGAAACAGCGTATCGATGATGATTTAATAAATTCTTTAGAAGAAAGTGCAACTGCAAATAATATTGAGTATAAACAGCTGGTAGAAACCGTGTCTTTCGCGGTAGACAATCTTCCACCTAAATGCCGGGAAGTTTATCAGTTAAGCCGTCAGGAATCGCTTACGCATAAAGCTATTGCGTCTAAAATGAATATTTCGACAAAGACAGTTGAAAATCATATCACTAAGGCCTTAAAACATCTGAAACTGAATATCCAGACCCTTTTCTTATAAAAAAAATAAAATTAGAATAGGGGATACGGCTTAGTATTTACTCTTAAAGGTAAATACAGGTTATTTTGACAAATCAAACAGAAATATTAGAACTTTTAGAGAAATCTTTTAAGGGGAGTTTAACCCAGGGGGAAGAAAAGCGCCTGGATTATTTGTTGAGAGAAAGCGTTGCGAACGGTGTTCCTTTTAAAGACGAATCTGAGAGGCAGGAAATAGAAGACCACCTTTTAGAGAAGATACACAGTTCTAAGAATCGAAAAAAGATAAGAAATATCGCGCGATATATTGTGGCGGCTGCAGCTTCAGTAATTGTGTTTTCTGTAGGTGTCTATAAATATTTTAATTATTGTGCGCCTGAAGAAATAACTCAACAATTAGCCACATACAATACAGATGAGACTAATGAAAAGCAGGTGACTTTAACATTATCTGATGGTACCAAAGTTAATTTAAACCAGGATAAAACAGGAGTCCTTTCTGAGGAAAGTGTTGAGATTGTGGGTAGTGAAGGTTTATTAGCTTATACGTCCAATTCGTCCGATACTCTATTAAAATCAAAATTAGTTTATAATACCTTAAAAACACCAAGTGGTGTTCAATATCATTTAATGCTTTCTGATGGCACCAAAATTTGGCTAAATGGTAATTCGGAAATTAAGTATCCTGTCGCTTTTAGAGCCGGAGAACGCTCGGTAGAGCTTTCCGGTGAAGCTTACTTTGAGGTGGCAAAATCTCAGAAACCTTTTAAAGTTTATGCAAAAACAACAACTGTTCAGGTATTGGGGACGCATTTTAATGTAATGGCATATAAGGATGATGCTGAAATAAAGACAACGCTTCTAGAGGGATCGGTGAAAGTAAAAAGCCTTACTAAGGAACAGATATTAAGACCAGGACAGCAAGCGATAAGCTCAGAATCAGATTTAACTGTTTATAACACGGATGCAGAACTCGTGGTTGGATGGAGAAAGGGCTTGTTTACATTTAATAATGAACCACTGGAACAAGTTATGAAACAGATTTCCAGATGGTATAATATGGATGTGGTCTACTCTAAATCGAGGACGAAGGTTCTTTTTACGGGAATAATTCCGGTAAGGGATGACGTTAAAAAGGCATTGCTGCCTGTTGAAGAGGCAGCTAATATCAAGTTCGATGTAAAAGACGGAAAAATTATAATAACGGAGAATAATAACTAAAGATATGGCTATGGAGAAATAGAAAATTTACATAATGGTAGATTAAAACAAAACTACCCCGGATAGCGACCAGGGCAGTTGAAAATTTTAGTCTTAACGAATTCAACTCAAGGAATAGAGATAAAAACACGTATTAACCTAAAATAAAAAATAAATGTATGAAAGAAAAAGTGCATTTAAAATTCTATTGGCTCTTTTTAGAGCGGATTTTTTTGTCTGTAGGGACAAATAACCAATTGAAAAAAATATCGCAAATCATGAGATTAACAGTTGTAGCCCTTCTGTTGGCGACCATTCATGTAAGTGCAGCATCGTATGCGCAAAAAGTTAGCTTGACCAGGAAAAATGCAAGTTTGGTAGATGTCTTAAAAGAAGTTCGAAACCAGACCGGCTATTATTTTATCTATACAAATGAGGTATTAGAGCATATCAAGCCTATTAATATCGATGTTAAAAATAAAGATCTTGAGGAGACGCTTCAGGATCTTTTAACAAATCAGGGGTTGACCTATTCTATCAAAGACCAGTCTGTGGTTATTAAAGTTGCTAGTAGCGTGAACCAACAAAATAATGTGGTTTCGGTAAAGGGGAAGCTTTTAAGTAAGGAAGATAATGAGCCGATTGCAGGCGCTTCTATAACAGTTACTGGCAATAAATCGTTAGGGACAACAGATGTCAATGGAAATTTTAGTTTCAAGATAAATAAAGGAACTGAAGTTACTTTCTCGGGTATCGGTTTTACTCCTTTAAAACGTGTTTTTTCAAAAGATGAGGCCAACCTGACTTTAAGTTTAAATGTGGATAATAAAGTGTTGAGCGAAGTTGTGGTAACTGCGTTAGGTATAAAAAGAGAAGAAAAAGCTCTTGGTTATGCTGTTACGCAAGTTTCGGGTGAGCAATTGACCGACGCTTTATCTAACAACTGGACAGACGCCTTATCTGGCAAGGTTGCAGGGTTAAATTTAGTGAGGTCAAATTCGGGACCAACAGGTTCTAATAAGATCATTCTCCGAGGTGAAAATAATCTTACAGGTGATAATGAAGCGCTTATCGTGGTCGACGGAGTAGTAGTGAACCAGGGAAGTGGTCGCCGTACAAGTGTAAGCGGAGAATCTGTTTATGCTACTGATGCTGGTAACCTACCTGCTGATTATGGAAGTGGTATTAACGATATTAATCCGGAAGATATAGAAAGTGTCACGGTGTTAAAAGGGCCAGGTGCAGCAGCACTATATGGGCAGCGTGGTGCAAATGGAGCTATTATTATCACCACTAAGTCTGGAAAACCAAATAAGAAAGGTTTTGGAGCCACTTTTACGTCAAATGCTTCTTTTGAAAATGTAAATCGTTGGCCAGATTTGCAGTTTGAATATGGTATAGGTCTTGATGGACAGCTTGATTATGAATATCGCACTTCTACAAATAGCACAAGCAGTTCTGCATACGGACCAAAATTCGACGGTCAAATGTTTTATCAATTTGATCCGCTGACTCAGTTAAAGGCAACCTTTAAAACACCTTGGGTCCCTTATACCAATAAATTGAATCAATATTTTGAAACGGGTGCTACTTATAACAACTCAATTAGTTTAGATGGTGGATCGGATAAAACCACTGCCCGTTTTTCGGTTACTGATGTGCGTAACAAGTGGATCATGCCTAATACCGGATATAACAGAAACTCTGTTGCTTTATCGGTTAATTCAAAGATAAATGACAAGTTAACGATCTCTTCGAAAATAAATTATAATAAAAAATGGAGTGATAATTTGCCTAGTGCCGGTTATGGAAACCAATCTATTATGTACTGGTATATATTTTGGCAGCCAAATGCCGATTTGGATTGGTTGAAGGATTATTGGGTAAGAGGAAAAGAAGGACGGGCTATCTTTTATCCTTTTAGTTCTTTTCCAGAGAATCCATATGCTATTGCTTATGAATTCCTGAACAAATCAACCCGAGATGGAGCTACCGGAAATATATCTGCGAACTATAAATTTAGTAAAGATTTAAGCTTGCAAGTAAGAACATCTGTTGATATGAGTTATGAACAACGTTCTCAACAACGCCCATATGATGCGGGCTCAAAGTTTACAAAGGGGTCTTATCGTACTCAGAACATTTTTTCACAAGAGGTAAGTGCGGATTTCTTACTTAAGTATACAAAAAAGGTACACAAAGATCTGGATATTACAGGGACACTTGGAGGTAGTATGTTGAAAAATATCTACAACAAAGACGAAGTAAGAGCGGATTCTTTGGTGGTTCCGGGAGTTTATACTATAGCAAACTCAAAAGGACCACTGGTAACACTTCCAAATAAGTCAAAATATTCAATCAATAGCTTTTATGGAATGTTGTCTACAGGTTATAAAGGTTACCTGTATTTAGATATAACAGCAAGAAATGACTGGGCTAGTACTTTGGCTACTCCTCTTCGTACAGATAATGTAGGTTTTTTCTATCCATCTGTAAGTTTAAGTTTTTTGCCTAGTGAGGTAGTTTCATTACCGAAGAGTATAAATTTTGCGAAACTTAGAGCGTCATGGTCTGAAGTGGGAAGTGGGTCTACTACACCATACATGACTGCATTTGCTTATACTTCAGCAGGGAGCTTATACTCGGGTGGATTGATAAATCCGTCAGTATTAGCCAACCCAGATCTAAAACCGCTTAGAACTAAGACGCTGGAAGTTGGTGCAGAGATGAGAATGTTTAAAAGCAGACTTGGATTTGATTTAGCCCTATATTCAGGAATAACGGACGATCAAATTCTGAACAGAATTATAGACCGTTCGTCGGGTTTTGGTCAGATGATTATTAATGCTGGTAGCGTACAAAATCAAGGTATTGAGCTTGCTTTGAATGGAAAGCCATTTGTTAATAAGAATGGGTTTAACTGGACTGTTAACTATACTTTTTCTGCTAATAGAAATACCATTAAAGCGCTGGCTGATAGTTCTGTAGTATTACGGATGGGACCAGTAGGTGGGGGTCAGATTGTAGCCAAAGTTGGAGGCAGTATGGGAGACGTGTATGGAAAGGGTTATGTCCGTGCTCCAGATGGCCAGATTGTTTACGATCCTAGTACCGGTTTCGCACTACTTTCACAGGAAGTTCAGCATTTAGGTAATACGATTCCAAAATGGAAAATGGGAATAGGGAACGAATTTAGATATAAACAGTTTCGCTTAAATGTATTGTTTGATGCACAATATGGTGCGGTTGCACACTCTTTGTCTAATTATAAATTGGCTGAGCAGGGGAAATTGAAAGTTACGCTTCCTGGTAGATATAGCGGTATTATCGGAAATGGTGTAATACAAAATCCGGATGGAACATATCGTAAAAATGACGTCTTAGCTACAGATATTGACAACTATTATCGCTCTCACATGGGACAGGATAATGCAGAGGGAAGTACATTTAGTACCGACTTTATTAAATTTAGAGAGGCAAGGTTTGATTATACCTTGACACCAAAATTAAGCAAGAAATTAGGTTTGCAAAAAGCCGTAATAGGAGTGTATGGTCGTAACTTGTTTATATGGTCACCTTGGCCAATATTCGATCCAGAGTTTGGTACTCTGGCAGGAACTGATATCGTACAAGGCTTTGAAACGGCCCAGTTCCCATCAACAAGAACTTTTGGTGTTAACCTAATTGTTGGATTTTAGTTTGCATAGTTATGAAAAAGAATTTTAGAAATATTTTATTCCTGCTACTTGGTTCGTCTGTGACACTTCTACCGTCATGCAAAGATGGTTTTTCAGACATCAATACAGATCCAAATACTACTACAGACGCATTACCAGAACAATTGCTGGCGCCAGCATTGGTCAATACACTCAATTATAATATGATTCGCTCGCGCAACTTTAATAATGAATTGATGCAGGTTACTGTAGACATGAGCGATGCTGAAGGTAGGGTGTTTAGATATGATATTAGAAATACGTGGTCTGATTATACGTGGAATGGCTGGTATGCACAATTGACAAATTTTAAAGACTTATATATTACTGCAAAAGACCCTATTAATAATAACAGGTCTTATATGGCAATTTCGTTGATTTGTCAGGCATGGATTTATTCGTTGCTGACGGACACTTACGGAGATGTGCCTTTTTCAGAGTCAAATAAGGCCAAGACCGAACAGATATATGAAGCAAAATTTGATTCCCAGAAAGATATTTATTTTGGAATGTTTGCGATGCTGGAAGAAGCCAATAGTTTATTGCAAGGGCCTAATTTGCCAGCAATAAATGCTGCAAGTGATCCTGTATTTTCCGGAAATCTTACCAGATGGCGTAGGTTTGGTAACTCGCTTTATTTACGTATGCTGATGCGTATTTCTGGGAAATCCGAAGTATCTGGCGAAGTAATAGCAAAGATCAAAGAGATTATAGATACAAAAAATGCTGATTATCCTAAAATGACCAGCCTAGATGATTCGGCAATTTTAAGGTGGACAGGTATTGCACCTTATACCTCACCTTTTATTGGTGTAAGAACTCAAGACTTTTCATCTCCAGCCATTGCTGATTTCTTTATTTCGCATTTGGTTGCGTGGGGAGACCCTCGTATC
This genomic interval from Pseudopedobacter saltans DSM 12145 contains the following:
- a CDS encoding MIP/aquaporin family protein translates to MNPFLAEYIGTLLMILLGNGVVANVVLNGTKGNGPNWMVITTGWALAVFVAVVVAGPYSGAHLNPVVSLSLAFLGKFEWNLLPGYILMQLFGAMSGALLVWLIYKDHFDRTEDEGARAACFFTGPAIANTARNLLSEILGTFVLIFVIFHFTDAGIKETNSIIGLGSIGALPVALLVWAIGLSLGGTTGYAINPVRDFGPRVSYFAIYGFKKTYFRINYAWIPIVGPVIGGLIAVLLFVNV
- a CDS encoding SusD/RagB family nutrient-binding outer membrane lipoprotein; the protein is MKKNFRNILFLLLGSSVTLLPSCKDGFSDINTDPNTTTDALPEQLLAPALVNTLNYNMIRSRNFNNELMQVTVDMSDAEGRVFRYDIRNTWSDYTWNGWYAQLTNFKDLYITAKDPINNNRSYMAISLICQAWIYSLLTDTYGDVPFSESNKAKTEQIYEAKFDSQKDIYFGMFAMLEEANSLLQGPNLPAINAASDPVFSGNLTRWRRFGNSLYLRMLMRISGKSEVSGEVIAKIKEIIDTKNADYPKMTSLDDSAILRWTGIAPYTSPFIGVRTQDFSSPAIADFFISHLVAWGDPRIDISTYGSSGINRWAIAQGPGGFAGVDSGYEPGTPVVKQSYFYSTTSARSLQNDPLTGMIMNYAELQFIYAEAAFKGWINGNPATFYKNGVINSIKQWIPLWPEANIDTYLLNSDMQWSDNDSDNDKMEKIHLQKYYALFFNDLQQWFEYRRTGHPVLPKGPGLKNGKVMPARLNYPVYVQSTNPTNYKKAIAAQGEDKISTEVWWQKP
- a CDS encoding RNA polymerase sigma factor, translating into MYEYSDEKIIESLKNGDDHALTLLFKKYWTSLFVVAHNVFKDKEACEDILQEVFLTIWEKRNELQIKTSLKAYLYACVKYEVYRQLKKSYSKQRIDDDLINSLEESATANNIEYKQLVETVSFAVDNLPPKCREVYQLSRQESLTHKAIASKMNISTKTVENHITKALKHLKLNIQTLFL
- a CDS encoding SusC/RagA family TonB-linked outer membrane protein, with the protein product MKEKVHLKFYWLFLERIFLSVGTNNQLKKISQIMRLTVVALLLATIHVSAASYAQKVSLTRKNASLVDVLKEVRNQTGYYFIYTNEVLEHIKPINIDVKNKDLEETLQDLLTNQGLTYSIKDQSVVIKVASSVNQQNNVVSVKGKLLSKEDNEPIAGASITVTGNKSLGTTDVNGNFSFKINKGTEVTFSGIGFTPLKRVFSKDEANLTLSLNVDNKVLSEVVVTALGIKREEKALGYAVTQVSGEQLTDALSNNWTDALSGKVAGLNLVRSNSGPTGSNKIILRGENNLTGDNEALIVVDGVVVNQGSGRRTSVSGESVYATDAGNLPADYGSGINDINPEDIESVTVLKGPGAAALYGQRGANGAIIITTKSGKPNKKGFGATFTSNASFENVNRWPDLQFEYGIGLDGQLDYEYRTSTNSTSSSAYGPKFDGQMFYQFDPLTQLKATFKTPWVPYTNKLNQYFETGATYNNSISLDGGSDKTTARFSVTDVRNKWIMPNTGYNRNSVALSVNSKINDKLTISSKINYNKKWSDNLPSAGYGNQSIMYWYIFWQPNADLDWLKDYWVRGKEGRAIFYPFSSFPENPYAIAYEFLNKSTRDGATGNISANYKFSKDLSLQVRTSVDMSYEQRSQQRPYDAGSKFTKGSYRTQNIFSQEVSADFLLKYTKKVHKDLDITGTLGGSMLKNIYNKDEVRADSLVVPGVYTIANSKGPLVTLPNKSKYSINSFYGMLSTGYKGYLYLDITARNDWASTLATPLRTDNVGFFYPSVSLSFLPSEVVSLPKSINFAKLRASWSEVGSGSTTPYMTAFAYTSAGSLYSGGLINPSVLANPDLKPLRTKTLEVGAEMRMFKSRLGFDLALYSGITDDQILNRIIDRSSGFGQMIINAGSVQNQGIELALNGKPFVNKNGFNWTVNYTFSANRNTIKALADSSVVLRMGPVGGGQIVAKVGGSMGDVYGKGYVRAPDGQIVYDPSTGFALLSQEVQHLGNTIPKWKMGIGNEFRYKQFRLNVLFDAQYGAVAHSLSNYKLAEQGKLKVTLPGRYSGIIGNGVIQNPDGTYRKNDVLATDIDNYYRSHMGQDNAEGSTFSTDFIKFREARFDYTLTPKLSKKLGLQKAVIGVYGRNLFIWSPWPIFDPEFGTLAGTDIVQGFETAQFPSTRTFGVNLIVGF
- a CDS encoding FecR family protein; the encoded protein is MTNQTEILELLEKSFKGSLTQGEEKRLDYLLRESVANGVPFKDESERQEIEDHLLEKIHSSKNRKKIRNIARYIVAAAASVIVFSVGVYKYFNYCAPEEITQQLATYNTDETNEKQVTLTLSDGTKVNLNQDKTGVLSEESVEIVGSEGLLAYTSNSSDTLLKSKLVYNTLKTPSGVQYHLMLSDGTKIWLNGNSEIKYPVAFRAGERSVELSGEAYFEVAKSQKPFKVYAKTTTVQVLGTHFNVMAYKDDAEIKTTLLEGSVKVKSLTKEQILRPGQQAISSESDLTVYNTDAELVVGWRKGLFTFNNEPLEQVMKQISRWYNMDVVYSKSRTKVLFTGIIPVRDDVKKALLPVEEAANIKFDVKDGKIIITENNN